In one window of Arachis ipaensis cultivar K30076 chromosome B06, Araip1.1, whole genome shotgun sequence DNA:
- the LOC107646377 gene encoding uncharacterized protein LOC107646377: protein MFSIYIENRAQISFIELYVEFEQSEADQNILREDYNSDSEEEFKSNYEFVGPDGDEDQGDGTTTPDVTEVANALANEVPSQHRTGGRAAQVTESLVQPLDHSKLDSITIAEAIKPLVEANPSLKVKSVIAEVQSKFNYTAMCHKEPSAVVHFETMPAYQGDDLVGDIRVFWSYYPCLRAFRHCKPIVQVDGTHLYGKYKGCLLVAVSQDGNNNIVPIAFAIVEGETSDAWHFFLRNLRQHVVTRDGVGLISDRHESINVAVERSNGAWSPLRAFHMFCIRHIKSNFLRKFKAPYLQKLVVNIEYSRTVREYEVRYQRLREWGEAYTNWLNRIPREQYALTFDGGYQWGHMTTNLVECINSVLKGARNLPITALVKATFYRLNELFTRKRAEAEARINYGHVFSDVVTLKLHANQLA, encoded by the exons atgttttcaatatatattgaaaatcgGGCTCAGATCTCATTtatcgagttgtatgttgagtttgaacaatcTGAGGCCGACCAGAATATTCTACgggaagattataatagtgacagtgaagaagagttcAAAAGTAACTACGAGTTTGTTGGTCCAGATGGAGATGAAGATCAAGGTGATGGAACTACGACTCCAGATGTGACAGAGGTGGCAAATGCACTCGCAAACGAAGtgcc TTCTCAGCATCGAACCGGCGGTCGAGCAGCTCAGGTGACTGAGTCACTGGTTCAACCGCTG GATCATTCGAAGCTGGATTCTATCACAATTGCAGAAGCGATAAAGCCATTGGTTGAGGCTAATCCCTCCTTAAAGGTAAAGTCGGTTATAGCGGAAGTGCAATCGAAGTTCAACTACACC gccatgtgtcataaAGAGCCATCAGCTGTTGTCcattttgagactatgcctgCATATCAAGGCGATGACTTGGTGGGTGATATTCGAGTATTTTGGAGTTATTACCCCTGTCTTAGGGCATTCAGACATTGTAAGCCAATTGTCCAAGTGGATGGGACTCACTTGTACGGAAAGTATAAGGGTTGTCTACTAGTGGCAGTTTCACAGGATGGCAACAACAATATCGTCCCAATTGCGTTTGCTATTGTGGAGGGAGAAACTTCTGATGCATGGCACTTTTTCCTTCGTAACCTTCGTCAACATGTTGTCACTCGGGATGGTGTGGGTCTAATATCCGACCGACACGAATCCATCAATGTAGCTGTGGAACGTAGTAACGGAGCTTGGTCACCTCTTAGAGCTTTTCATATGTTTTGCATCAGGCATATAAAGTCGAATTTTCTGCGAAAATTCAAGGCACCGTACCTCCAAAAATTGGTCGTCAACATTG AATATTCGAGAACGGTTCGGGAGTACGAAGTGCGTTACCAGCGATTACGGGAATGGGGCGAAGCGTATACAAACTGGTTAAACCGAATTCCTCGCGAACAGTACGCATTGACATTTGATGGTGGATACCAATggggtcacatgacgacgaatcTAGTGGAATGCATCAATTCCGTGttgaagggtgcacgcaatctTCCCATTACTGCTCTTGTGAAGGCAACATTCTATAGGCTAAACGAGTTGTTCACTCGAAAAAGAGCGGAGGCAGAAGCGCGGATTAATTATGGCCATGTGTTCTCTGATGTCGTGACCTTGAAGTTGCATGCAAACCAACTTGCATAA